The proteins below come from a single Malus sylvestris chromosome 3, drMalSylv7.2, whole genome shotgun sequence genomic window:
- the LOC126616052 gene encoding ABC transporter G family member 28-like isoform X1, whose product MSRGHLQILSVRVLSVLVFSSFFSSSPLPRAAGQDSEGGGGGYDLATQLILSRYSNLTPVFRDELLKKFGFCIIDVDEDLNGAFNFSKDSRFVTNCAKKMAGGTIGEVMGRLCTAAEMRMYAEGLFQTQKTTYLKPNKNCNLTVWISGCEPGWACASAEQVDLENRTYVPVRTNECQPCCEGFFCPHGLTCMLPCPMGAYCPLAKLNNGSGICEPYSYQIPPGKRNHTCGGADKWADVLSSKEVFCTGGSYCPSTIQKIPCSSGHFCRKGSTTQEECFRMATCKSQSENQNITAYGIMIFAGLIFILLIIYNCSDQVLATREKRQAESREKAVQSVRENAQAREKWKSAKDIAKKHAVGLSTQFSRTFSRRKSTKSDPLKGFGQAKPGSDGALPPMPTGIGEQSAGTSKGKMKEKSNLTQMINAIEGDPNSHEGFNLEIGDKNIKKQTPKAPKAPKGKQLHTQSQIFKYAYGQIEKEKALQEQNANLTFSGVIQMANDIEISKRPPIEVAFKDLTLTLKGKNKHLMRCVTGKISPGRVSAVMGPSGAGKTTFLSALVGKVRGCTMSGMILVNGKMESIHCYKKIIGFVPQDDIVHGNLTVEENLWFSARCRLSADLLKPEKVLVVERVIESLGLQAVRDSLVGTVEKRGISGGQRKRVNVGLEMVMEPSLLILDEPTSGLDSSSSNLLLKALRREALEGVNICMVVHQPSYTLFKMFDDLILLAKGGLTVYHGLVKKVEEYFASLGITVPERVNPPDYFIDILEGIVKPNTTTGVTYKQLPVRWMLHNGYPVPMDMLQSVDGMAASAGESSAHGGSTPDAGSEGQSFSGDFWQDVKCHVEVNKDAIQHNFLKSNDLSERTTPGVFQQYRYFLGRGGKQRLRESRTQAVDFLILLLAGICLGTLAKVSDETFGALGYTYTVIAVSLLCKIAALRTFGLDKLHYWRESSSGMSSLAYFLSKDTVDHFNTIIKPLVYLSMFYFFNNPRSSIIDNYIVLICLVYCVTGIAYALSIYLAPGPAQLWSVLLPVVLTLIANYNENKFVSRIADLCYTKWALEAFVISNAKRYSGVWLITRCGSLMKNGYDLNHWNRSIIFLVITGIVFRGIAYFLMVLLQKK is encoded by the exons ATGAGCAGAGGGCATCTCCAAATTCTCTCTGTTAGGGTTCTCTCTGTGCTCGTGTTTTCCAGCTTCTTCTCCAGCTCGCCTTTGCCCCGTGCGGCGGGGCAGGATTCCGAAGGCGGCGGTGGAGGATATGATCTCGCCACCCAGCTCATCTTGAGCCGCTACTCCAATCTCACCCCTGTCTTCCGTGATGAACTCTTGAAAAAATTTGGCTTCTGCATTATCGACGT AGACGAGGATTTGAATGGGGCTTTCAATTTCTCAAAAGATTCAAGGTTCGTAACCAACTGCGCTAAAAAAATGGCAG GTGGAACAATTGGAGAGGTTATGGGTCGATTGTGCACAGCTGCAGAAATGAGGATGTACGCTGAAGGTTTATTTCAAACCCAGAAGACCACCTACTTGAAACCCAACAAGAACTGTAATCTGACTGTATGGATTTCTGGATGTGAGCCTGGGTGGGCTTGTGCTTCTGCTGAGCAAGTTGACCTGGAAAATCGAACGTATGTGCCTGTCAGAACTAACGAGTGTCAACCTTGTTGTGAGGGTTTCTTCTGCCCGCATGGTCTTACTTGCATGCTCC CTTGCCCAATGGGTGCTTACTGCCCACTTGCGAAACTCAACAACGGATCTGGTATATGTGAACC ATACAGCTATCAGATACCTCCTGGGAAGCGAAACCATACTTGTGGAGGAGCAGATAAGTGGGCTGATGTCCTTAGTAGTAAAGAGGTATTCTGTACAGGTGGATCATATTGTCCGTCTACCATCCAAAAAATCCCTTGCAGTAGTGG ACACTTTTGCAGGAAAGGTTCCACAACTCAGGAAG AATGTTTCCGGATGGCGACTTGTAAATCACAATCAGAAAATCAAAATATTACTGCATATGGTATCATGATTTTT GCTGGATTAATTTTCATCCTTCtcattatatataattgttctGACCAAGTTCTCGCCACCCGAGAAAAAAGACAAGCGGAATCCAGGGAAAAAGCAGTTCAAAGTGTTAGAGAAAATGCACAAGCACGTGAAAAATGGAAATCTGCGAAAGACATTGCCAAGAAGCATGCAGTTGGACTGTCAACACAGTTTTCACGTACATTTTCTCGCAGAAAATCTACCAAGTCAGACCCGCTGAAAGGATTCGGACAGGCTAAACCTGGATCAGATGGTGCCTTGCCACCTATGCCAACCGGGATAGGTGAGCAATCAGCTGGAACATCCAAAGgaaagatgaaggaaaaaagCAACCTCACACAAATGATAAATGCAATCGAGGGAGACCCAAATAGTCATGAAGGCTTCAATCTAGAAATAGGAgataaaaacattaaaaagcAAACACCAAAAGCACCGAAAGCACCGAAAGGTAAGCAGTTGCATACTCAGAGTCAAATTTTCAAGTATGCATATGGCCAAATTGAGAAGGAAAAGGCATTACAGGAGCAGAATGCAAACTTAACCTTCTCTGGGGTCATACAAATGGCCAATGATATTGAAATCAGCAAGAGACCTCCAATTGAGGTTGCTTTTAAAGATCTAACTCTCACGTTGAAAGGGAAGAATAAACATCTTATGAGGTGTGTGACTGGGAAAATATCGCCTGGCCGGGTTTCAGCTGTCATGGGTCCATCTGGGGCTGGAAAAACAACATTTCTTTCTGCCTTGGTTGGAAAAGTGAGGGGGTGCACAATGAGTGGTATGATACTTGTAAATGGAAAGATGGAATCTATCCATTGTTACAAGAAAATCATTGGTTTTGTGCCACAAGATGATATTGTGCATGGAAATTTGACAGTTGAAGAGAATCTCTGGTTTAGCGCAAGATGCAG ACTCTCTGCTGATCTGCTTAAACCAGAAAAGGTCTTAGTTGTTGAAAGAGTTATTGAATCCTTGGGCCTGCAGGCAGTGCGGGATTCCCTGGTTGGAACGGTGGAGAAGCGAGGTATCTCTGGAGGTCAAAGAAAGCGAGTAAATGTTGGGCTAGAAATGGTCATGGAACCATCACTTCTAATTTTAGATGAACCTACATCGGGTTTGGATAGTTCGTCTTCTAATTTATTACTAAAAGCTCTTCGGCGTGAGGCTCTTGAAGGAGTTAACATTTGCATGGTTGTCCACCAACCTAG CTATACCTTGTTCAAGATGTTTGATGATTTGATCCTTCTGGCTAAAGGGGGACTTACGGTGTATCATGGATTagtgaagaaagttgaagaGTACTTTGCTAGTCTTGGGATTACTGTCCCTGAGCGTGTCAACCCTCCAGACTATTTCATTGATATTTTGGAAGGCATAGTAAAACCAAATACAACCACAGGGGTGACCTATAAGCAACTACCTGTTAGATGGATGCTTCATAATGGGTACCCAGTTCCTATGGATATGCTTCAGAGTGTTGATGGGATGGCTGCATCAGCTGGTGAAAGTTCAGCTCATGGAGGAAGTACTCCAGACGCTGGATCTGAGGGACAGTCCTTTTCTGGAGACTTTTGGCAGGATGTTAAGTGTCATGTTGAGGTGAATAAGGATGCTATacaacataattttttaaagtCAAACGACTTATCTGAGCGGACTACCCCTGGCGTGTTCCAGCAATATAGATACTTCCTCGGAAG GGGAGGTAAGCAGCGGTTACGAGAATCTAGAACACAAGCTGTAGATTTTCTTATTTTACTGCTAGCTGGAATCTGCTTAGGAACACTTGCCAAAGTGAGCGATGAAACCTTTGGTGCACTTGGTTATACATACACAGTCATAGCAGTTT CTCTTCTGTGCAAGATTGCTGCTTTGAGAACGTTTGGACTGGATAAGTTGCACTACTGGAGAGAGAGCTCTTCTGGCATGAGTAGCTTGGCGTACTTTCTTTCAAAGGATACAGTTGACCATTTCAATACAATCATTAAGCCTCTTGTGTATCTTTCTATGTTCTATTTCTTCAACAATCCAAGATCATCTATCATAGATAATTACATTGTTTTGATTTGTCTGGTATACTGTGTAACCGGTATAGCTTATGCGTTGTCCATCTACCTGGCACCTGGTCCAGCCCAACTG TGGTCAGTACTTCTTCCAGTCGTTTTGACTCTGATCGCAAACTACAACGAGAACAAATTCGTTTCAAGAATAGCTGATTTGTGCTACACTAAGTGGGCTTTGGAAGCTTTTGTCATATCAAATGCCAAAAG gtACTCTGGAGTGTGGCTAATAACGCGATGCGGTTCACTTATGAAAAATGGTTATGATCTCAATCATTGGAACCGTAGTATAATCTTCCTCGTCATCACCGGTATTGTTTTTCGAGGGATTGCATACTTTTTAATGGTACTCTTGCAAAAGAAGTAA